The Macrococcoides canis genome has a window encoding:
- the gtfB gene encoding accessory Sec system glycosylation chaperone GtfB: protein MINLFEYFNLPSAELYQSLQLAGNNHPTIVIEDDGFLPDNIITPYRYFAHYHPEPTKALYFNAVKKPKYWEIDGNNSEAHIKDNGRTKANIIYKMNYKSRIVERVEWLGDNNNVRYIDHYTKHGLRFAQTVNDIHGKSIMKTYFTKEGKVVIYENYITGSIMLTLDDKEYIFSNKAEFITYFIDQLNVDTSKIIFNSLSLPLIAIYNRKQRTHGYLFWQEQVQDALPGNMVSILESNNHLSFKVIVPNKLEYARITTLTKKELRHKIKQSGYLYQYHRKNTFTKNVLTMTNSDQLPHVEHIIKNSPDYTFTIAAITEMSSKLMNLGKYKNVKLYPSVELNKARQLYEAADIYLDINQGNEIMNAVRSAYDYDHLIMGYKETVHNVTYTNNAMLVSEREPDLLLEYLHMNNKEKETALKKQKSQANEVSVEMFNGALDIIKT from the coding sequence ATGATTAATCTATTTGAATATTTTAATTTGCCTTCTGCAGAACTTTATCAATCTTTGCAGTTAGCTGGCAACAACCATCCTACAATTGTCATTGAAGACGACGGATTTCTACCAGATAATATCATTACTCCTTACCGTTACTTTGCACACTATCATCCTGAACCGACGAAAGCATTATATTTCAACGCAGTCAAGAAACCGAAATACTGGGAGATTGATGGGAATAATAGCGAGGCGCACATTAAAGATAATGGAAGAACGAAAGCCAATATCATCTATAAGATGAATTACAAATCGCGTATCGTAGAACGCGTTGAGTGGTTAGGTGATAACAATAACGTCAGGTATATTGATCACTATACGAAACATGGATTGAGATTTGCACAGACGGTAAATGACATTCATGGCAAGTCGATAATGAAAACATACTTCACAAAAGAAGGTAAAGTAGTTATCTATGAAAACTATATTACGGGTAGCATCATGCTGACACTTGATGACAAGGAATATATATTTAGTAATAAAGCAGAATTTATCACTTATTTTATTGATCAGCTGAATGTCGATACATCGAAAATTATCTTTAACTCCCTGTCGTTACCACTTATTGCAATCTACAACAGAAAGCAAAGAACACATGGATATCTCTTCTGGCAAGAGCAAGTCCAAGATGCACTACCAGGGAATATGGTCTCGATACTTGAATCAAATAATCATCTGTCATTCAAAGTAATTGTACCCAATAAGTTAGAATACGCACGTATCACAACGCTTACGAAAAAAGAATTGCGTCATAAAATAAAACAGTCAGGATATCTATATCAATATCACCGTAAAAATACATTTACAAAGAATGTCCTGACAATGACAAATTCCGATCAGCTTCCACATGTAGAGCACATTATAAAAAATAGTCCTGACTATACATTTACTATTGCTGCGATTACAGAGATGTCATCGAAGCTTATGAATCTTGGCAAGTATAAAAATGTTAAACTCTATCCTTCAGTAGAACTCAATAAAGCACGACAACTTTATGAAGCGGCGGATATTTATCTTGATATTAATCAAGGAAATGAAATTATGAATGCAGTAAGAAGTGCGTATGACTACGATCACCTCATTATGGGATATAAGGAAACAGTACATAATGTCACATATACGAATAATGCAATGTTAGTAAGCGAAAGAGAACCTGATTTATTGCTTGAATACTTGCATATGAATAACAAGGAGAAAGAAACAGCCCTGAAAAAGCAAAAATCGCAGGCGAATGAAGTGAGTGTTGAGATGTTTAATGGAGCACTGGATATTATTAAAACATAA
- the gtfA gene encoding accessory Sec system glycosyltransferase GtfA, with protein MTIYNINFGIGWASSGVEYAQSYRAKLLRDLEQTKKFVFLDFIQNENIQTLTHNIGFKDDEIIWLYQHFTDIKIAPTTYKVSDIIETLTEEVIKVEENGKVKRIFFKNHNTFVTCYLKTAGTDIVDRAEFVSDGMLIRKDFYTYVRFMSEYYAPENNRANAYMRQFYNEDGTIAYEEYLGNDHEESLYVINHTPLYGKRAFVAYFLQSLQLSSEDILIVDRATNIGQAVMENKGDSKVGVVVHAEHFSKNATTKDDILWNNYYEYQFAQANDIDFFITATKRQQEILSEQFKHYYDKQPKIYPIPVGAVEELTYPTETRTPYSIITASRLANEKHVDWLVRAVVKAKQHIPELTFDIYGEGVEKQKIQEVIDTFDANQYIRLRGHVNLDQVYSKYELFLSASQSEGFGLTLLEAVASGLGMIGFDVEYGNPTFIHDGYNGFLLPAELTEASIETLTDRFAERIIDFYNMNLESVAQKSYEIAEPFKEQYIKQKWRDLVEEVIG; from the coding sequence ATGACGATATATAATATTAACTTTGGCATTGGTTGGGCGAGTAGTGGTGTAGAATATGCACAGAGCTATCGCGCGAAGTTACTACGTGATCTAGAACAGACGAAGAAGTTTGTGTTTCTTGATTTTATCCAAAATGAGAATATACAGACATTGACGCACAATATAGGATTTAAAGATGATGAGATTATTTGGCTGTATCAACATTTCACAGATATTAAAATCGCACCAACAACATATAAAGTGTCGGATATTATTGAGACGTTGACAGAAGAAGTAATTAAAGTAGAAGAAAATGGCAAAGTCAAACGTATATTCTTCAAAAATCACAATACATTTGTTACATGTTATTTAAAAACTGCAGGAACAGATATCGTTGATCGTGCTGAATTTGTATCAGATGGTATGCTGATAAGAAAGGACTTCTATACGTATGTCAGATTTATGTCTGAATATTATGCTCCTGAGAACAATCGTGCCAACGCGTATATGAGGCAATTCTATAATGAAGACGGCACGATTGCATATGAAGAATATCTCGGAAACGATCATGAGGAGAGTCTTTATGTCATTAACCATACGCCACTATATGGAAAGCGTGCATTTGTTGCATACTTCCTTCAATCATTACAACTATCATCTGAAGATATACTGATTGTAGATAGAGCGACGAACATTGGACAAGCAGTGATGGAAAATAAAGGTGACAGTAAAGTGGGCGTGGTCGTTCATGCAGAACATTTTAGTAAGAATGCAACAACGAAAGATGATATCCTATGGAACAACTATTATGAATATCAGTTCGCACAGGCAAATGATATAGATTTCTTTATTACTGCTACAAAGCGCCAGCAAGAAATACTTAGTGAACAATTCAAACATTACTATGACAAACAACCGAAGATATATCCGATTCCAGTTGGTGCAGTTGAAGAATTAACGTATCCCACAGAAACACGCACTCCGTATTCGATTATCACAGCGTCGCGTCTTGCAAATGAGAAACATGTGGACTGGCTGGTTCGAGCAGTTGTTAAAGCAAAGCAACATATTCCAGAACTCACATTTGATATATATGGAGAAGGTGTGGAAAAGCAGAAGATTCAAGAAGTCATCGATACTTTTGATGCAAATCAATATATTCGATTGCGTGGACATGTCAATCTTGACCAAGTATATAGCAAGTACGAGCTATTCCTTTCAGCTTCTCAAAGCGAAGGGTTTGGATTAACACTATTAGAAGCTGTAGCTTCAGGGCTTGGCATGATTGGATTTGACGTTGAATATGGAAATCCAACATTTATTCATGACGGTTATAATGGATTTTTATTGCCAGCTGAGTTAACAGAAGCATCGATAGAAACATTAACAGACCGTTTTGCAGAGCGCATCATTGATTTCTATAATATGAATCTGGAGTCTGTCGCACAAAAGTCATATGAAATTGCAGAACCTTTTAAAGAGCAATACATTAAACAAAAATGGAGAGATTTAGTAGAAGAGGTGATAGGATGA
- a CDS encoding SdrD B-like domain-containing protein, producing MKKKPNNKRYDFIANRLNKYSIRKFTVGTSSILIGSLMFLGNPSEANAAEETKPSVTTEAPTTEAPTTEAPTTEAPTTEAPTTEAPTTEAATTEAPTTEAATTEAPTTEAPTTEAPTTEAPTTEAATTEAATTEAPTTEAPTTEAATTEASTTEAPTTKEITTEEQTTNITVAPTTESITKTTEQLNTLTSEAEKQDVLVNYYAENTGVTAEEAQLAVESLNIDYTNLTSEELMAEMLLAIANEQDAKTVLATPVSTTSNTSMMKSITLGNLDTTTYNTLDGVQTNVNDLVTATNITTNAVNPDTNDPTEPAWITSNGYLMLNSDFTIDDAVQAGDYFTIQFDQYTQPGGLESPPSLVDFKDVNGELIAKASYDQATNTIVYTFTDYVDNRANVNGSISHPFFPTRSTMTDQRTNYPVNINVAGENHSEPIMVDYGYEPKLMSGFWDYYEQDGSAYVHNEYINTSNISDVRNATVTVDFTNLNFKDNTSIQIYAMPDSAVVDSFDPDLSTLTNVTNNFVINYTDENSATINFGNAIYGGQTYLIRTVTEGTSISSEGRVLYNINYDDSVYTYNEYNDNYITNFSGDSTGSGNQYKIGNYVWYDGNSQETDGVQNTNSAEQPISNVVVNLYDETGNFLKTTTTTSTGYYEFSELLPGTYQVEFLNPDGLTPVASNAGNDSVDSDISADNNRVTVTIIDKDDMTIDAGYFLDDSDADADADADADADADADADADADADADADADADADADADADADADADADADADADADADADADADADADADADADADADADADADADADADADADADADADADADADADADADADADADADADADADADADADADADADADADADADADADADADADADADADADADADADADADADADADADADADADADADADADADADADADADADADADADADADADADADADADADADADADADKVYNIGDKVWFDEDKDGLQDIDESGISGVTVTLTKPDGTTVTTTTDENGNYIFTDLPNGDYTVMFETPAGYDGPTITTGGDDVLDSDGLVVPVTINDSDDMTIDSGFVKELPDLGDKVWFDENKDGIQGTDEPGIPGVTVTLTKPDGTTVTTTTDENGNYIFEDLEPGDYTVTFGTPEGYNGPTITNVGDDALDSDGQVVKVTMGTEDNMTIDSGFIRVSVGDTVWEDTDKDGQQDPDEPGIPGVEVTITYPDGTTETVVTDEDGKYEFPNVPPGEVTIDFGTPDGYTPTTPNQGDDTKDSDGTKVTITVGDKDIPTIDSGFIKELPDLGDKVWFDENKDGIQGTDEPGIPGVTVTLTKPDGTTVTTTTDENGNYIFEDLEPGDYTVTFGTPEGYNGPTITNVGDDALDSDGQVVKVTMGTKDNMTIDSGFIRVSVGDTVWEDTDKDGQQDPDEPGIPGVEVTITYPDGTTETVVTDEDGKYEFPNVPPGEVTIDFGTPDGYTPTTSNQGDDTKDSDGTKVTITVGDKDIPTIDSGFVKELPDLGDKVWFDEDKDGVQDANEPGIPGVTVILTKPDGTTVTTTTDENGNYIFEDLEPGDYAVTFETPEGYDGPTISNVGNDGLDSDGQVVKVTIGKEDNMTIDSGFVKELPDLGDKVWFDEDKDGVQDANEPGIPGVTVILTKADGTTVTTTTDENGNYIFEDLEPGDYTVTFETPEGYDGPTISNVGNDGLDSDGQVVKVTIGKEDNMTIDSGFVKELPDLGDKVWFDEDKDGVQDANEPGIPGVTVILTKPDGTTVTTTTDENGNYIFEDLEPGDYTVTFETPEGYDGPTISNVGNDGLDSDGQVVKVTIGKEDNMTIDSGFVKELPDLGDKVWFDEDKDGVQDANEPGIPGVTVILTKADGTTVTTTTDENGNYIFEDLEPGDYTVTFETPEGMEPTLIHVGGSALDSDGNVVKVTMGTEDNMTIDSGFVTPEQPGTPEQPGTPEQPGTPEQPVAPEQPGTPEQPGTPEQPGTPEQPVAPEQPGTPEQPVAPEQPGIPEQPSEAIKELPDTGEKDNSGLLATVFAGLGGLLLFRKRKEIKAEEE from the coding sequence TTGAAGAAAAAACCTAATAACAAACGCTATGATTTCATCGCCAACCGCCTTAATAAATACTCGATAAGAAAGTTTACAGTAGGGACATCATCAATCTTAATCGGATCATTAATGTTTCTTGGTAACCCGAGTGAGGCAAATGCAGCAGAAGAAACAAAACCAAGCGTAACAACTGAAGCGCCGACAACAGAAGCGCCAACAACAGAAGCCCCAACAACAGAAGCGCCAACAACAGAAGCCCCAACAACAGAAGCGCCAACAACAGAAGCAGCGACAACAGAAGCACCAACAACAGAAGCAGCGACAACAGAAGCGCCGACAACAGAAGCGCCAACAACAGAAGCGCCGACAACAGAAGCGCCAACAACAGAAGCAGCGACAACAGAAGCAGCGACAACAGAAGCGCCGACAACAGAAGCGCCAACAACAGAAGCAGCGACAACAGAAGCATCAACCACAGAAGCACCAACAACAAAGGAAATCACGACTGAAGAGCAAACTACGAATATTACTGTTGCGCCGACAACAGAATCAATCACTAAAACAACAGAACAATTAAATACGTTAACATCAGAAGCAGAGAAGCAAGACGTATTAGTTAACTACTATGCAGAGAATACAGGTGTGACTGCAGAGGAAGCACAGTTAGCAGTAGAATCACTGAACATCGATTACACAAACTTGACTTCAGAAGAACTTATGGCTGAGATGTTACTTGCGATCGCAAACGAACAGGATGCTAAAACAGTACTTGCAACGCCAGTATCAACAACAAGCAATACAAGTATGATGAAGTCTATCACTTTAGGGAATTTAGATACGACGACTTATAATACTTTAGATGGGGTACAAACAAATGTTAATGATTTGGTAACTGCGACTAATATTACTACAAATGCTGTAAATCCAGACACTAATGATCCAACTGAACCAGCATGGATTACGTCGAACGGTTATTTAATGTTAAATTCAGATTTTACAATTGATGATGCAGTACAAGCAGGCGACTATTTTACTATTCAATTTGATCAATATACTCAACCAGGTGGATTGGAAAGTCCTCCTTCCTTAGTAGATTTTAAAGATGTAAATGGTGAACTAATTGCTAAAGCAAGTTATGATCAAGCAACAAATACTATTGTATATACATTTACAGATTATGTTGATAATCGTGCGAATGTTAATGGTAGTATTTCACATCCATTTTTCCCGACTCGTTCTACAATGACGGATCAACGAACTAACTACCCTGTTAATATTAATGTTGCTGGTGAAAATCATTCAGAACCAATAATGGTTGATTACGGATATGAACCTAAGCTAATGTCTGGATTTTGGGATTATTATGAACAAGACGGAAGTGCATATGTACATAATGAGTACATTAATACCTCTAATATTTCTGATGTAAGGAATGCAACTGTAACAGTAGATTTTACTAACTTAAATTTTAAAGATAATACATCCATACAAATATATGCTATGCCAGATAGCGCAGTAGTTGATAGTTTTGATCCGGATTTAAGTACCCTTACTAATGTTACCAATAATTTTGTTATCAATTATACAGATGAAAATTCTGCAACAATTAATTTTGGAAATGCTATTTACGGCGGACAAACGTATCTAATTAGAACTGTTACTGAAGGAACTTCAATTTCATCTGAAGGAAGAGTTTTATACAATATCAACTATGATGATTCGGTTTATACGTATAATGAATATAATGATAACTATATAACTAACTTCTCAGGAGATTCAACAGGTTCGGGTAACCAATATAAAATTGGGAATTATGTTTGGTATGATGGGAATTCTCAAGAGACCGATGGTGTCCAAAATACAAATTCTGCTGAACAACCTATTAGTAACGTAGTAGTAAACTTATATGATGAGACAGGTAATTTTCTAAAAACAACTACTACAACAAGTACAGGATATTATGAATTTTCTGAATTATTACCAGGGACTTATCAAGTTGAATTTCTTAACCCAGATGGCTTAACACCAGTTGCATCAAATGCTGGAAATGATTCAGTGGACTCTGATATTTCTGCTGATAATAACAGAGTGACTGTAACTATTATTGATAAAGATGATATGACAATTGATGCAGGATACTTTTTAGATGACTCAGATGCAGACGCGGATGCCGATGCAGACGCTGATGCCGATGCAGACGCAGATGCCGACGCTGACGCTGACGCGGATGCCGACGCTGACGCAGATGCCGACGCAGACGCAGATGCCGACGCGGATGCTGACGCTGACGCAGACGCAGACGCAGATGCCGACGCTGACGCTGATGCAGATGCCGACGCAGATGCCGACGCTGATGCGGATGCCGACGCAGATGCCGACGCGGATGCCGACGCAGACGCGGATGCTGACGCAGATGCCGATGCGGATGCCGACGCTGATGCGGATGCCGACGCAGATGCGGATGCCGACGCAGATGCCGACGCAGACGCGGATGCTGACGCAGATGCCGATGCGGATGCTGACGCTGACGCAGACGCAGACGCAGATGCCGACGCTGACGCTGACGCTGATGCAGATGCCGACGCAGATGCCGACGCAGATGCTGATGCGGATGCCGACGCTGACGCTGATGCAGATGCCGACGCAGATGCAGATGCCGACGCGGATGCCGACGCAGACGCGGATGCTGACGCAGATGCCGATGCCGACGCAGATGCCGACGCAGACGCAGACGCAGATGCCGATGCGGATGCCGACGCAGATGCGGATGCCGATGCGGATGCCGACGCGGATGCCGACGCGGATGCAGATGCAGATGCAGACGCCGACGCCGACGCCGATGCTGACGCCGATGCCGATGCTGACGCCGACAAAGTATATAATATAGGCGATAAAGTATGGTTTGATGAAGATAAAGATGGTCTTCAAGACATAGATGAGTCAGGAATTTCAGGCGTAACAGTAACGTTAACGAAACCAGATGGAACAACAGTAACAACGACAACGGATGAGAATGGGAACTATATCTTTACAGATCTACCGAATGGTGATTACACAGTGATGTTCGAGACGCCGGCCGGTTATGATGGTCCAACGATCACGACAGGTGGAGATGACGTACTTGACTCCGACGGACTTGTCGTACCGGTAACGATTAACGATTCAGATGATATGACGATCGACAGCGGATTCGTGAAAGAATTACCAGACTTAGGCGACAAAGTATGGTTCGATGAGAATAAAGACGGTATCCAGGGCACAGATGAGCCGGGTATCCCAGGCGTAACAGTAACGTTAACGAAACCAGACGGAACAACAGTGACAACAACAACAGATGAGAACGGTAACTACATCTTCGAAGACCTAGAGCCAGGAGACTATACAGTGACGTTCGGCACACCAGAAGGTTATAACGGCCCAACAATCACAAATGTTGGAGACGATGCGTTAGATTCAGATGGTCAGGTTGTTAAGGTGACGATGGGAACTGAAGACAATATGACGATCGACAGCGGATTCATCCGAGTAAGTGTCGGCGACACAGTATGGGAAGATACGGATAAAGACGGACAACAAGATCCAGATGAGCCGGGCATCCCAGGTGTTGAAGTAACGATCACTTATCCAGATGGAACAACTGAAACTGTAGTGACAGATGAAGACGGTAAGTATGAGTTCCCTAATGTACCGCCAGGTGAAGTGACGATTGACTTCGGTACTCCGGATGGTTATACACCAACAACTCCAAATCAAGGTGATGACACGAAAGATTCAGATGGTACGAAGGTGACGATCACAGTTGGAGATAAGGATATCCCGACAATCGACAGCGGATTCATCAAAGAATTACCAGACCTAGGCGACAAAGTATGGTTCGATGAGAATAAAGACGGTATCCAGGGCACAGATGAGCCGGGTATCCCAGGCGTAACAGTAACGTTAACGAAACCAGACGGAACAACAGTGACAACAACAACAGATGAGAACGGTAACTACATCTTCGAAGACCTAGAGCCAGGAGACTATACAGTGACGTTCGGCACACCAGAAGGTTATAACGGCCCAACAATCACAAATGTTGGAGACGATGCGTTAGATTCAGATGGTCAGGTTGTTAAGGTGACGATGGGAACTAAAGACAACATGACGATCGACAGTGGATTCATCCGAGTAAGTGTCGGAGACACAGTATGGGAAGATACGGATAAAGACGGACAACAAGATCCAGATGAGCCGGGCATCCCAGGTGTTGAAGTAACGATCACTTATCCAGATGGCACAACAGAAACTGTAGTGACAGATGAAGATGGTAAGTATGAGTTCCCTAATGTACCACCAGGTGAAGTGACGATTGACTTCGGTACTCCGGATGGTTATACACCAACAACTTCAAATCAAGGTGATGACACGAAAGATTCAGATGGTACGAAGGTGACGATCACAGTTGGAGATAAGGATATCCCGACAATCGACAGCGGATTCGTGAAAGAATTACCAGACCTAGGAGACAAAGTATGGTTCGATGAAGATAAGGACGGCGTACAGGATGCGAATGAACCAGGTATCCCGGGCGTAACAGTGATCTTAACGAAACCAGACGGAACAACAGTGACGACAACAACAGATGAGAACGGCAACTATATCTTCGAAGACCTAGAGCCAGGAGACTATGCAGTGACGTTCGAAACACCAGAAGGTTACGATGGTCCAACAATCTCAAATGTAGGTAATGACGGATTAGATTCAGACGGTCAGGTTGTTAAGGTTACCATCGGTAAAGAAGACAATATGACAATCGATAGCGGATTCGTGAAAGAATTACCAGACCTAGGCGACAAAGTATGGTTCGATGAAGATAAGGACGGCGTACAGGATGCGAATGAACCAGGTATCCCGGGCGTAACAGTGATCCTGACGAAAGCAGACGGAACAACAGTGACGACAACAACAGATGAGAACGGCAACTATATCTTCGAAGACCTAGAGCCAGGAGACTATACAGTGACGTTCGAAACACCAGAAGGTTACGATGGTCCAACAATCTCAAATGTAGGTAATGACGGATTAGATTCAGACGGTCAGGTTGTTAAGGTTACCATCGGTAAAGAAGACAACATGACGATCGACAGCGGATTCGTGAAAGAATTACCGGACCTAGGCGACAAAGTATGGTTCGATGAAGATAAGGACGGCGTACAGGATGCGAATGAACCAGGTATCCCGGGCGTAACAGTGATCTTAACGAAACCAGACGGAACAACAGTGACGACAACAACAGATGAGAACGGTAACTATATCTTCGAAGACCTAGAGCCAGGAGACTATACGGTAACGTTCGAAACACCAGAAGGTTACGATGGTCCAACAATCTCAAATGTAGGTAATGACGGATTAGATTCAGACGGTCAGGTTGTTAAGGTTACCATCGGTAAAGAAGACAACATGACGATCGACAGCGGATTCGTGAAAGAATTACCGGACTTAGGAGATAAAGTATGGTTCGATGAAGATAAGGACGGCGTACAGGATGCGAATGAACCAGGTATCCCGGGCGTAACAGTGATCCTGACGAAAGCAGACGGAACAACAGTGACGACAACAACAGATGAGAACGGCAACTATATCTTCGAAGACCTAGAGCCAGGAGACTATACAGTGACGTTCGAAACACCAGAAGGAATGGAACCTACATTGATACATGTTGGTGGTAGTGCATTAGATTCTGATGGAAATGTTGTTAAAGTAACTATGGGAACAGAAGATAATATGACAATCGACAGCGGATTTGTCACACCTGAGCAACCAGGAACACCTGAACAGCCAGGAACACCTGAGCAACCAGGAACGCCTGAACAGCCAGTGGCACCTGAACAGCCAGGAACACCTGAGCAACCAGGAACACCTGAGCAACCAGGAACACCTGAACAGCCAGTGGCACCTGAACAGCCAGGAACACCTGAGCAACCAGTGGCACCTGAACAGCCAGGAATACCTGAACAACCAAGTGAAGCAATTAAAGAGTTACCTGATACAGGTGAAAAAGATAATAGTGGTCTACTTGCAACAGTATTTGCAGGATTAGGTGGATTATTATTATTCAGAAAAAGAAAAGAAATAAAAGCAGAAGAAGAATAA